A region of Candidatus Afararchaeum irisae DNA encodes the following proteins:
- a CDS encoding AbrB/MazE/SpoVT family DNA-binding domain-containing protein yields the protein MSSSTKDPEVVRVSPKGQTTIPKNLREKFGIETPGEVFIYEGRDGIVIEPVPSGEDLHGIHSGDHERGEIAERVREIKEGEREREEENVERLRPSDGDD from the coding sequence ATGTCGAGTAGTACAAAAGACCCCGAGGTTGTACGAGTCTCCCCGAAGGGTCAGACTACTATACCAAAGAATCTCCGCGAGAAGTTCGGAATAGAGACTCCGGGTGAAGTGTTCATCTACGAAGGGAGAGACGGAATAGTAATAGAGCCGGTGCCGTCAGGCGAAGATCTCCATGGAATTCACTCAGGAGATCACGAGAGAGGTGAGATAGCCGAGAGAGTACGTGAGATAAAAGAAGGAGAGAGAGAAAGAGAAGAGGAGAATGTAGAGAGGCTTCGTCCGTCGGACGGAGACGATTGA
- a CDS encoding malate dehydrogenase: protein MSFKVSIVGAGGTVGAMVGFNTALSGVADEIVYIDIAEDKALGQAHDTMHGIAYDTDTDVYQGGYEDAEDSNVVVITAGKPREPGMTRLDLADANKPIIGDIMSEIDEYAPDAVTILTTNPMDVLNHHLYSVSERDRDKVIGFAGRLDSARFRYVLSERFDTSVLNVEASIIGEHGDTQVPVFSKVRVDGRDPDFTHEERDEITETLRESAMNVIEKKGATEFGPGRGVAQVIESIALDRDDIIPSSVVLDGEYGVEDVSIGVPAKIGEGGVKEVVEWELSDREKEMFDESAEKLYDHQHPDE from the coding sequence ATGAGTTTCAAGGTTTCTATAGTCGGAGCCGGCGGTACGGTAGGAGCCATGGTAGGCTTCAACACGGCACTAAGCGGAGTAGCCGACGAGATAGTCTACATAGATATCGCCGAGGACAAGGCACTCGGACAGGCACACGACACGATGCACGGTATCGCGTACGATACCGACACAGACGTCTACCAGGGCGGATACGAGGACGCCGAGGACAGTAACGTCGTCGTAATTACAGCAGGAAAGCCGAGGGAGCCCGGGATGACGAGACTCGACCTCGCCGACGCCAACAAGCCGATAATAGGGGACATAATGTCGGAGATAGACGAGTACGCCCCCGATGCGGTTACTATACTCACGACCAATCCGATGGACGTACTCAACCACCATCTCTACTCAGTCAGCGAGAGAGACCGTGACAAGGTGATAGGATTCGCGGGAAGACTCGACTCCGCCCGTTTCCGTTACGTCCTCTCCGAGAGGTTCGACACCTCCGTACTCAACGTCGAGGCGTCTATAATAGGAGAACACGGAGACACACAGGTCCCCGTCTTCTCGAAGGTACGTGTCGACGGCAGAGATCCCGACTTCACACACGAGGAGCGTGACGAGATCACAGAGACGCTCCGTGAGAGTGCCATGAACGTCATAGAGAAGAAGGGAGCGACCGAGTTCGGTCCCGGCAGGGGGGTCGCTCAGGTCATAGAGTCGATAGCACTCGACAGGGACGACATAATTCCGTCGAGTGTCGTCTTAGACGGCGAGTACGGGGTCGAGGACGTCTCGATAGGAGTCCCCGCGAAGATAGGAGAGGGCGGCGTCAAGGAGGTCGTAGAGTGGGAGCTCTCCGACCGCGAGAAGGAGATGTTCGACGAGTCCGCCGAGAAGCTCTACGACCATCAGCACCCCGACGAGTAG
- the ahaH gene encoding ATP synthase archaeal subunit H: MATAEEEGILRDIKQAEKDADEIVADAEEEADEIVEEARQEADEIVEEAREKASSLKEEKLAEAEEEIDEKKQRILDDGRDDVRDLEDEAEKNREEAVEQVIDRFKEGVHARTQT; encoded by the coding sequence ATGGCAACCGCAGAGGAAGAAGGCATACTAAGAGATATAAAGCAGGCAGAGAAAGACGCTGACGAGATAGTCGCAGACGCAGAGGAAGAGGCGGACGAGATAGTCGAGGAAGCGCGCCAAGAGGCGGATGAGATAGTCGAGGAAGCGCGCGAGAAGGCGAGTAGTCTCAAGGAGGAGAAACTCGCCGAGGCGGAGGAGGAGATAGACGAGAAGAAGCAGAGGATACTCGACGACGGGAGGGACGATGTTCGCGACCTCGAAGACGAGGCTGAGAAGAACCGAGAAGAAGCCGTCGAACAGGTCATAGACAGATTCAAGGAGGGGGTGCATGCCAGGACTCAGACCTAA
- a CDS encoding V-type ATP synthase subunit I, translating to MPGLRPKEMSKVSVVGSKRVLDDVIESLYRLDLLHMEDYDGSWEGFDNGDPLDLGEEASEKLVQIRSIQNILGVEDDDYSRSRGFDLDDDEIESRLETVRQKVNDLEDERDDLRDQLREVRDQKSSLEPFAELGVELDLLRGYDSIDVVVGETDDLDDVKDVLRSSEEVDEFETIGSSDVVAVAATVTDDTDLSDVLVGASFSAVEVPEAEGSPKELLRELETRQNRLESELDDLDSVREEIKNNSADFLLAAEEALTVDVEKAEAPLRFATTENSFVVEGWIPTETFDELESRIKDVVGGHVEIRELERAQHGDSGHSHGDEEEDSPPVVQDNPDPAKPFEILVKAVSLPKYSEFDPTVFLLLTFPVFFGFMIGDLGYGLLYLGIGAVLYTKFESPAMRSLGGLTLWAGGLTAVFGVLYGEIFGLHILGDVIWGGHPPIHKGLQPAFGDYALGWVVLSLFVGLLHLTVGWITDFIENLEHGFSDAMTESGSWLMMMFGLWTWIFAGASGKAPPILVGSESVFAGNPFPLGFTGFPPTVGLGGLAVFFIGLVLLVYGEPIEGVEFLNVLVNVLSYTRLAAVLLAKAGMAFVVNLLFFGVYVTGEGEHAEWHFGLGHMPHVGDMVHGHEVTEIMFGGLSHSGIAGVIFGIVVLILGHTLVLALGITSAGLQAVRLEYVEFFGKFYEGGGETYEPFGFERKYTTEE from the coding sequence ATGCCAGGACTCAGACCTAAGGAGATGAGCAAGGTCTCCGTAGTGGGATCTAAGCGAGTTCTAGACGATGTCATAGAGTCGCTCTATAGACTCGACCTCCTCCATATGGAGGACTACGACGGAAGCTGGGAGGGATTCGATAACGGCGATCCTCTCGACCTCGGCGAGGAGGCGAGCGAGAAGCTCGTCCAGATACGTTCTATACAGAACATACTCGGAGTCGAGGACGACGACTACAGCCGTAGCCGTGGGTTCGACCTCGACGACGACGAGATAGAGTCGCGCCTCGAAACCGTCCGTCAGAAGGTCAACGACTTAGAGGACGAACGTGACGACCTCCGTGACCAGCTCAGGGAGGTGCGCGATCAGAAGTCGTCACTCGAACCCTTCGCGGAGCTCGGGGTCGAACTCGATCTCCTACGTGGCTACGACTCGATAGACGTAGTCGTCGGAGAGACAGACGACTTAGACGACGTCAAGGACGTTCTGAGGTCGTCGGAGGAGGTCGACGAGTTCGAGACGATAGGTAGCTCCGACGTAGTCGCAGTTGCGGCTACGGTCACCGATGACACCGACCTTTCGGATGTGCTCGTGGGAGCGAGCTTTTCGGCGGTCGAGGTTCCCGAGGCGGAGGGCTCCCCTAAGGAGCTTCTGAGGGAGCTCGAAACACGTCAGAACCGCCTTGAATCGGAGCTCGACGACCTCGACTCGGTACGTGAGGAGATAAAGAACAACTCAGCCGACTTCCTCCTCGCCGCTGAGGAAGCGCTCACCGTAGACGTAGAGAAGGCGGAGGCTCCACTCCGTTTTGCGACTACGGAAAACTCGTTTGTGGTTGAGGGCTGGATTCCGACCGAAACCTTCGACGAGCTAGAGTCGAGGATAAAGGATGTCGTCGGTGGACACGTCGAAATAAGAGAGCTCGAAAGAGCTCAACACGGTGACTCGGGGCACAGCCACGGAGACGAGGAAGAAGACAGTCCTCCCGTCGTACAGGATAACCCGGATCCCGCGAAGCCCTTTGAGATACTCGTAAAGGCTGTCAGCCTGCCGAAGTACTCTGAGTTCGATCCTACGGTTTTCCTACTTCTGACTTTCCCCGTCTTCTTCGGATTCATGATAGGAGACCTAGGGTACGGACTCCTCTATCTAGGAATAGGAGCCGTTCTCTACACCAAGTTTGAGAGCCCGGCTATGAGGAGCCTCGGCGGTCTCACACTCTGGGCTGGCGGACTGACGGCTGTCTTCGGTGTGCTCTACGGAGAGATATTCGGACTCCACATACTCGGAGATGTCATCTGGGGAGGACATCCCCCAATACACAAAGGTCTCCAGCCGGCCTTCGGGGACTACGCACTCGGGTGGGTTGTACTCTCGCTATTCGTGGGACTCCTCCATCTCACAGTGGGATGGATTACCGACTTCATAGAGAATCTCGAACACGGCTTCAGTGACGCGATGACTGAAAGTGGATCGTGGCTAATGATGATGTTCGGACTCTGGACGTGGATATTCGCCGGAGCATCCGGAAAGGCACCCCCGATACTCGTCGGATCCGAGTCGGTCTTTGCGGGCAATCCCTTCCCTCTTGGATTCACGGGCTTTCCACCTACGGTTGGTCTCGGGGGGCTCGCCGTGTTCTTCATAGGGTTAGTCCTTCTCGTCTACGGAGAGCCTATCGAGGGTGTTGAGTTCCTCAACGTTCTTGTCAACGTCTTGTCATATACTCGTCTCGCGGCTGTACTTCTCGCGAAGGCGGGAATGGCATTTGTCGTCAATCTCCTTTTCTTCGGTGTATATGTCACCGGTGAGGGAGAACACGCTGAGTGGCACTTCGGACTTGGTCATATGCCCCACGTTGGCGATATGGTTCATGGACACGAGGTTACCGAGATAATGTTCGGAGGCCTGTCCCACAGCGGTATAGCGGGAGTTATATTCGGTATCGTAGTTCTAATACTCGGACATACTCTTGTCCTGGCTCTGGGCATAACTAGTGCAGGGCTTCAGGCAGTGCGTCTTGAATACGTCGAGTTCTTTGGTAAGTTTTATGAAGGCGGCGGTGAGACATACGAACCGTTTGGATTTGAAAGAAAGTATACCACAGAGGAGTAA
- a CDS encoding V-type ATP synthase subunit E yields MGLQTVVEDIKDEARDEAEEIIEEAEERADEIVSDAEEEADEIISEAEDEVESEIETRREETLASAKLEAKQMRLQAKKRLLDDLRDDVEESIGSLEEDRQELNEELLEGAVDDLDAESGTVLVSEKDEDAVGELLESYDGFEFGGTTDILGGVVVEAEGGKVRVDNSFDSVLDEVWDNSIRHVSATLFGEEEGE; encoded by the coding sequence ATGGGACTACAAACAGTAGTTGAGGATATAAAGGACGAGGCTCGTGACGAAGCCGAGGAGATCATCGAGGAGGCTGAGGAGCGCGCCGACGAGATAGTATCCGACGCCGAGGAAGAGGCAGACGAGATAATCTCCGAGGCGGAGGACGAAGTCGAGTCGGAGATAGAGACGCGGCGCGAGGAGACACTCGCGAGTGCTAAGCTTGAGGCAAAACAGATGAGGCTCCAGGCGAAGAAGAGGCTACTCGATGACCTCAGAGACGATGTTGAGGAGAGTATCGGGAGCCTCGAAGAAGACAGACAAGAGCTTAACGAGGAGCTTCTCGAAGGAGCCGTCGACGATCTCGACGCCGAGTCGGGTACGGTACTCGTGTCTGAGAAAGACGAGGATGCAGTGGGCGAACTCCTCGAGTCGTACGACGGCTTCGAGTTCGGAGGAACTACCGACATACTCGGAGGCGTCGTCGTCGAGGCTGAGGGCGGAAAGGTCAGGGTCGACAACTCATTCGACTCCGTCCTCGACGAGGTCTGGGACAACAGTATCAGACACGTGTCGGCGACACTCTTCGGTGAAGAGGAGGGTGAGTAG
- the ahaC gene encoding ATP synthase A1 subunit C, translating into MVGSVDSEVSGESNFEYVTSRVRVRKSKLFDEDDYRKLVRMQPNEIARFMEESEYSREVDRLASRYTGVDLIEYALYDNMARHFSDIVRWSNGKLHSLVVEYLRSYDAWNIKTVLRGVYTGATETEIKNDLILAGELDEEFFDQIVGLEDVEQVVEAVSDTVFGDSLKDAVSEFRETGVLLPLENAVDRTFYEQLVGSDGDLGEALQSKYQSGQGPRQVYNDLLRVEIDILNIRNTVRVAEEMENVDISDYFIEGGKVFSEDDLKRLSGNREELLNALRESEYGDRLEDAITSLEEAGSLTEFDEAIDRVLMGYSQRMTYQYPLSMAPVISYILHKEREVANIRAIARGKEAGLSREEIEDTIMVVE; encoded by the coding sequence GTGGTAGGGAGCGTCGATTCCGAGGTCTCAGGCGAGTCGAACTTCGAGTATGTGACCTCGCGTGTCCGTGTCCGTAAGTCGAAGCTCTTCGACGAGGACGACTACAGGAAACTCGTGCGTATGCAGCCCAACGAGATAGCGCGGTTCATGGAGGAGTCGGAGTACTCACGCGAGGTAGACCGTCTCGCATCGCGGTATACAGGTGTCGACCTCATCGAGTACGCTCTCTACGACAACATGGCGCGTCATTTCAGCGACATAGTCCGCTGGTCAAACGGCAAACTTCACAGTCTAGTCGTCGAGTACTTGCGTAGCTACGACGCGTGGAATATCAAGACGGTTCTACGTGGCGTCTACACGGGTGCTACGGAGACTGAGATAAAGAATGACCTCATCCTCGCGGGAGAGCTTGATGAGGAGTTCTTCGACCAGATCGTGGGACTAGAAGATGTCGAACAGGTTGTCGAAGCCGTCTCTGACACTGTTTTCGGAGATTCCCTCAAGGACGCAGTCAGTGAGTTCCGCGAGACAGGGGTTCTCCTCCCGCTCGAAAACGCAGTCGACAGAACGTTCTACGAACAGCTAGTCGGCTCTGACGGCGATCTCGGGGAGGCTCTCCAGTCGAAGTACCAGAGTGGTCAGGGACCCAGACAGGTCTACAACGACCTTCTCAGGGTCGAGATAGACATACTCAACATACGTAACACTGTCCGTGTTGCCGAGGAGATGGAGAACGTCGATATCTCCGATTACTTCATCGAGGGCGGAAAGGTCTTCTCTGAGGACGATCTCAAGAGGCTCTCGGGCAACCGCGAGGAGCTACTCAACGCACTTAGGGAGTCCGAATACGGCGACCGTCTCGAAGATGCCATAACCTCTCTTGAGGAGGCAGGAAGCCTCACTGAGTTCGACGAGGCGATAGACAGGGTTCTGATGGGATACTCACAGCGGATGACCTACCAGTATCCCCTCTCGATGGCTCCCGTGATCTCGTACATACTTCACAAGGAGCGTGAGGTCGCTAACATACGTGCTATAGCACGTGGGAAAGAAGCCGGACTCAGCCGTGAGGAGATAGAAGACACCATAATGGTGGTAGAATGA
- a CDS encoding V-type ATP synthase subunit F — MKVGVIGSPDFTDGFRLAGVDTFREVRDQNKDDELDGAVEDLLENDEVGIIVMHQDDLDYLSRDVRNEVENSIEPTFVTLGGEGGAGGLRQKIKRAIGIDLMEE, encoded by the coding sequence ATGAAGGTAGGTGTGATCGGAAGTCCCGACTTCACCGACGGTTTCCGTCTCGCGGGAGTCGACACCTTCCGTGAGGTGCGTGACCAGAACAAGGACGACGAACTAGACGGCGCAGTCGAGGATCTCCTCGAAAACGACGAAGTCGGAATAATAGTGATGCACCAAGACGACCTCGACTACCTGTCGAGGGACGTCAGGAACGAGGTAGAGAACAGCATAGAGCCGACCTTTGTGACCCTCGGCGGTGAGGGCGGCGCAGGCGGACTCAGACAGAAGATAAAACGTGCAATCGGAATAGACCTTATGGAGGAATAA